The following are encoded in a window of Primulina eburnea isolate SZY01 chromosome 4, ASM2296580v1, whole genome shotgun sequence genomic DNA:
- the LOC140829651 gene encoding calmodulin-like encodes MAEALGEEQIAEFRDAFCLIDKNSDGVIDIEELAIAIQSLDENTKREELEEMMNEVDGEMDFEEFINIMARKIKENMVDELREAFQVFDRDQDGFVSAIELKMVMINLGKRLTNEEATQMIIAADVDGDGLISCDEFVKIMIASSF; translated from the exons ATGGCGGAAGCACTGGGAGAGGAGCAGATTGCTGAGTTTAGGGATGCCTTCTGCTTGATTGACAAAAATTCTGATG GAGTGATCGACATAGAAGAACTAGCGATAGCGATTCAATCGTTAGACGAAAATACGAAAAGGGAAGAACTCGAAGAAATGATGAACGAGGTCGATGGCGAGATGGATTTCGAAGAGTTCATAAATATCATGGCTAGGAAAATAAAG GAAAATATGGTCGATGAACTCAGAGAAGCTTTCCAAGTTTTTGATCGGGATCAAGATGGATTCGTATCTGCCATTGAG CTGAAAATGGTGATGATTAACTTGGGGAAGAGACTTACGAATGAGGAAGCCACGCAAATGATAATAGCCGCTGATGTAGATGGAGATGGCCTTATTAGTTGTGACGAATTTGTGAAGATTATGATAGCTTCttctttttaa